One stretch of Oceanimonas pelagia DNA includes these proteins:
- a CDS encoding FAD-binding and (Fe-S)-binding domain-containing protein, which produces MEARYQRLADELAGFLPSERIIADPSLCLAYGTDASFYRLLPKLVLRLASQDEVVRVLAACRRHGIPCTFRAAGTSLSGQAVSDSVLITLTDDWRGHRIEDDGKRIALQPGVIGADANRYLAPYGRKIGPDPASINSCKIGGIAANNASGMCCGTAQNSYRTLHGLSLVLADGTRLDTRDAASRARFAEHRPELLAGLKQLSEEVKANPELSERIRHKYRLKNTTGYSLNALLDFDDPVDMLAHLMIGSEGTLGFMAEVSYNTVPDHPFKASCLLVYADIETTCRAVTALAGTEVAAVELMDGRALASIADKPGMPGFVRELDTEAAALLVEVHGADEAELLQKCERAMAAVTPFERRNQVAFTQDKATCATLWAMRKGMFPAVGAVRETGTTVIIEDVAFPVEELAPAVRKLTALFERFGYHEAIIFGHALAGNLHFVFTQGFDTQAELERYGGFMDAVAQLVAVDYGGSLKAEHGTGRNMAPYVELEWGKEGYALMQRIKALFDPDGLLNPGVILNDDHQAHLKDLKPLPAADAIVDKCIECGFCEAVCPSRDLSLTPRQRIVLFRELQRRAAAGESTADSLQRVFDKQGVDTCAATGLCAQRCPVGINTGDLVRQLRTVRYQKFEPIARWTASHFTATTRAVALGLNAAHLGRRLLGDHTMTRLNAGLRKASKNKVPLWLPETPGANPHRPRAGGSGPEKVVYFPSCASRTLGQSPGARDPRSLTEVTLAVLNKAGFEVILPESLTGLCCGMPYQSKGMAALASGKAAELESALWQASEQGRWPVLMDTSPCAKRSLETASRPLKIYEPVQFVLEHALERLAIEPVDETVMLHITCSSRRMGLAEPMLALARRCAQEVVVPEHIECCGFAGDKGFTTPELNAAALKPLREQVPAGCTRGVSNSRTCELGLSHHSGIHYESILYLVDEASQ; this is translated from the coding sequence ATGGAGGCACGCTACCAGCGGCTGGCCGACGAGCTGGCCGGCTTTTTGCCGAGTGAACGTATTATTGCCGATCCGTCCCTGTGCCTGGCCTACGGCACCGATGCCAGCTTTTACCGGCTGCTGCCCAAACTGGTGCTGCGGCTGGCAAGCCAGGACGAAGTGGTGCGAGTGCTGGCGGCCTGCCGCCGGCATGGCATTCCCTGCACCTTTCGTGCCGCCGGCACCAGCCTGTCGGGGCAGGCGGTGTCCGACTCGGTGCTGATCACCCTCACCGACGACTGGCGCGGCCACCGCATCGAGGACGACGGCAAACGGATCGCCCTGCAACCCGGGGTGATCGGCGCCGACGCCAACCGCTATCTGGCCCCCTATGGCCGCAAGATTGGCCCGGATCCGGCGTCCATCAACAGCTGCAAGATCGGCGGCATTGCCGCCAACAACGCCTCCGGCATGTGCTGCGGCACCGCCCAGAACTCCTACCGCACCCTGCACGGCCTGAGCCTGGTGCTGGCCGACGGCACTCGGCTCGACACCCGGGACGCCGCCAGCCGGGCCCGTTTTGCCGAGCACAGGCCCGAGCTGCTGGCCGGGCTCAAACAACTGAGCGAAGAAGTAAAAGCCAACCCTGAGCTCAGCGAGCGCATTCGCCACAAGTACCGGCTGAAGAACACCACCGGCTACAGCCTGAACGCCCTGCTCGACTTTGACGATCCCGTCGACATGCTGGCCCACCTGATGATCGGCTCCGAAGGCACCCTCGGCTTTATGGCCGAGGTCAGCTATAACACGGTGCCCGATCACCCGTTCAAGGCCTCCTGCCTGCTGGTGTATGCCGACATTGAAACCACCTGCCGGGCGGTGACCGCCCTGGCCGGCACCGAAGTGGCGGCGGTGGAACTGATGGACGGCCGGGCCCTGGCCTCCATTGCCGACAAGCCGGGCATGCCCGGCTTTGTGCGCGAGCTCGACACGGAAGCCGCCGCCCTGCTGGTGGAAGTGCACGGCGCCGATGAGGCCGAGCTGCTGCAGAAATGCGAGCGGGCCATGGCCGCCGTCACTCCCTTTGAGCGCCGCAACCAGGTGGCCTTCACCCAGGACAAGGCCACCTGCGCCACCCTCTGGGCCATGCGCAAGGGCATGTTTCCGGCGGTGGGCGCGGTGCGGGAAACCGGCACCACCGTGATCATTGAAGACGTGGCCTTTCCGGTAGAAGAGCTGGCCCCGGCGGTGCGTAAACTCACCGCCCTGTTTGAGCGCTTTGGCTACCATGAGGCCATCATCTTCGGCCATGCCCTGGCGGGCAACCTGCACTTCGTGTTCACTCAGGGGTTTGATACTCAGGCCGAGCTGGAGCGCTACGGCGGCTTTATGGACGCCGTGGCGCAGCTGGTGGCGGTGGACTACGGCGGCTCGCTCAAGGCCGAGCACGGCACCGGCCGCAACATGGCCCCCTATGTGGAGCTGGAGTGGGGCAAGGAGGGGTATGCCCTGATGCAACGCATCAAGGCGCTGTTCGACCCGGACGGCCTGCTCAACCCCGGGGTGATCCTCAACGACGATCACCAGGCCCACCTGAAAGACCTGAAGCCCCTGCCCGCCGCCGATGCCATCGTCGACAAGTGCATTGAATGCGGCTTTTGCGAGGCGGTGTGCCCGTCCCGGGATCTGAGCCTGACCCCGCGCCAGCGCATTGTGCTGTTTCGCGAGCTGCAACGCCGGGCCGCCGCCGGCGAGTCCACCGCCGACTCGCTGCAACGCGTGTTTGATAAACAGGGCGTGGATACCTGCGCCGCCACCGGCCTGTGCGCCCAGCGCTGCCCGGTGGGCATCAACACCGGGGATCTGGTACGCCAGCTGCGCACCGTGCGCTACCAGAAATTCGAGCCCATCGCCCGCTGGACCGCCAGCCACTTTACCGCCACCACCCGGGCCGTGGCCCTGGGGCTGAATGCCGCCCACCTTGGTCGCCGGCTGCTTGGCGACCACACCATGACCCGGCTGAATGCCGGGCTGCGCAAGGCGAGCAAAAACAAGGTGCCGCTGTGGCTGCCGGAAACCCCGGGCGCCAACCCGCACCGGCCCAGGGCCGGCGGCTCCGGGCCGGAAAAGGTAGTGTATTTTCCGTCCTGCGCCAGCCGCACTCTGGGGCAGTCGCCGGGCGCGCGAGACCCCCGTTCCCTCACCGAGGTCACCCTGGCGGTGCTCAACAAGGCCGGTTTTGAGGTGATCCTGCCCGAGTCGCTCACCGGCCTGTGCTGCGGCATGCCCTATCAGAGCAAGGGGATGGCGGCGCTGGCCAGCGGCAAGGCCGCCGAGCTGGAATCCGCCCTGTGGCAGGCCAGTGAACAGGGCCGCTGGCCGGTGCTGATGGACACCAGCCCCTGCGCCAAGCGCAGCCTGGAAACCGCAAGCCGGCCGCTCAAGATTTATGAGCCGGTGCAGTTTGTGCTGGAACACGCCCTGGAGCGGCTGGCGATCGAACCGGTGGATGAGACTGTGATGCTGCACATTACCTGCAGCAGCCGGCGCATGGGGCTGGCCGAGCCCATGCTGGCGCTGGCCCGGCGCTGCGCACAAGAGGTGGTGGTGCCCGAACACATCGAATGCTGCGGCTTTGCCGGCGACAAGGGCTTTACCACCCCGGAGCTGAACGCCGCCGCGCTCAAACCGCTGCGGGAACAGGTGCCGGCGGGTTGCACCCGGGGTGTGAGCAACAGCCGCACCTGCGAGCTGGGGCTCAGCCACCACAGCGGCATTCACTACGAGTCCATTCTCTACCTGGTGGATGAAGCCAGCCAGTAA
- a CDS encoding RidA family protein: protein MTIERQQIGQRMSRIVKHNGTIYLCGQVCKDATKDITEQTVTMLEKVDELLQEAGSDREHILSATIYLKTMADFAAMNAVWDAWVPEGHAPARACVEAAMARPELLVEISVVAAEA from the coding sequence ATGACTATTGAACGCCAGCAGATCGGCCAGCGCATGAGCCGTATCGTCAAGCACAACGGCACCATCTACCTGTGCGGTCAGGTATGCAAGGACGCCACCAAGGACATTACCGAACAGACGGTAACCATGCTGGAAAAAGTGGACGAGTTGCTGCAGGAAGCCGGCTCCGATCGCGAGCACATTCTGTCCGCCACCATTTACCTGAAGACCATGGCCGACTTCGCCGCCATGAACGCGGTATGGGACGCCTGGGTGCCGGAAGGCCATGCCCCGGCCCGGGCCTGTGTGGAAGCCGCCATGGCCCGCCCCGAGCTGCTGGTGGAAATCTCCGTGGTGGCCGCCGAGGCCTGA
- the gdhA gene encoding NADP-specific glutamate dehydrogenase, producing the protein MTYIHDTIVKLQKTSPAQAEFYQAVEEVLDSLQPILETNEKYKKHAIIERMVEPERQIMFRVPWVDDQGNVQVNKGYRIEFNSALGPYKGGLRFHPSVNAGIIKFLGFEQIFKNALTGLPIGGGKGGANFDPKGKSDGEIMRFCQSFINELYRHIGPTTDVPAGDIGVGAREIGYMFGQYKRLTGNYDGVFTGKSLLWGGSLVRKEATGYGCVYFAQYMLEAKGDTLAGKRCLVSGAGNVAIYTIEKLYQLGAIPVTCSDSSGTIYHETGINLETLKELKEVRKVRLNEYVTAHPEAKFIPAADYPADGHAVWRIPAQLAFPCATQNELTEADAQALIANGVIGVSEGANMPSTQEAVEVFLDARISYGPGKAANAGGVATSQLEMAQNASMQRWSFEEVDEKLKVIMKNIFLSASETAAEFGEPHNLVLGANIAGFRKVADAMIEQGVV; encoded by the coding sequence GTGACGTATATCCATGACACCATTGTCAAACTGCAGAAGACCAGCCCGGCGCAAGCAGAGTTCTACCAGGCCGTAGAGGAAGTGCTCGACTCCCTGCAGCCCATTCTCGAAACCAACGAAAAGTACAAGAAGCATGCCATCATCGAGCGCATGGTGGAGCCCGAGCGCCAGATCATGTTCCGGGTGCCCTGGGTGGACGATCAGGGCAACGTGCAGGTGAACAAGGGTTACCGCATCGAGTTCAATTCCGCCCTGGGCCCGTACAAGGGCGGCCTGCGTTTTCACCCCAGCGTGAACGCCGGCATCATCAAGTTCCTTGGTTTTGAGCAGATTTTCAAAAACGCCCTCACCGGCCTGCCCATCGGCGGCGGCAAGGGTGGCGCCAACTTCGATCCCAAGGGCAAGTCCGACGGCGAAATCATGCGCTTCTGCCAGTCCTTCATCAATGAGCTGTACCGTCACATCGGCCCGACCACCGACGTACCCGCCGGCGACATTGGCGTGGGTGCCCGTGAAATCGGCTACATGTTCGGCCAGTACAAGCGCCTGACCGGCAACTACGACGGCGTGTTCACCGGCAAGAGCCTGCTGTGGGGCGGCTCCCTGGTGCGCAAGGAAGCCACCGGCTACGGTTGCGTTTACTTCGCCCAGTACATGCTGGAAGCCAAGGGCGACACCCTGGCCGGCAAGCGCTGCCTGGTGTCCGGTGCCGGCAACGTGGCCATCTACACCATCGAAAAGCTGTATCAGCTGGGCGCCATTCCGGTGACCTGCTCCGACTCCAGCGGCACCATCTATCACGAGACCGGCATCAACCTGGAGACCCTGAAGGAGCTGAAGGAAGTGCGCAAGGTACGCCTGAACGAGTACGTGACCGCCCATCCGGAAGCCAAGTTCATTCCCGCCGCCGACTACCCGGCCGACGGCCATGCGGTATGGCGCATTCCGGCCCAGCTGGCCTTCCCCTGTGCCACCCAGAACGAACTGACCGAAGCCGATGCCCAGGCCCTGATCGCCAATGGCGTGATCGGTGTGTCTGAAGGTGCCAACATGCCCTCTACCCAGGAAGCGGTGGAAGTGTTCCTGGATGCCAGGATCAGCTACGGCCCGGGCAAGGCGGCCAACGCCGGCGGTGTGGCCACCAGCCAGCTGGAAATGGCCCAGAACGCCAGCATGCAGCGCTGGAGCTTTGAGGAAGTGGACGAGAAGCTGAAGGTGATCATGAAGAACATTTTCCTGAGCGCCAGCGAAACCGCCGCCGAGTTCGGCGAGCCCCACAACCTGGTGCTGGGTGCCAACATTGCCGGTTTCCGCAAGGTGGCCGACGCCATGATCGAGCAGGGCGTGGTGTAA
- the gspE gene encoding type II secretion system ATPase GspE, giving the protein MDVSGAWSARDQALGQKLIEQGQLTDKELSRLTRMQQGQQEAVPLPRLLLNLGMMSERELARTLAELHKLPLTETDRYPLAPPLEHPLPYRFLKEHHLVPLYQQDNTLALAMVDPDDDFALQAMAMLCGQPVRAQVGVGSEIDAAIERLYGEGQSKMGDILSAVQQEEETEERIAQLKDMASEAPVIRLVNLLIQKAVELRASDIHVEPFENRLNIRYRIDGVLQQGEAPPVNMTPAIISRIKILARLNIAERRLPQDGRIELKVQGQDLDIRVSTVPTMHGESLVMRLLNRESVVLDFDALGFAGDTRQRLQQVLAIPHGVLLVTGPTGSGKTTTLYTALNRLNTTERKLITVEDPVEYQMEGINQIHVKPAIGLTFASALRAIVRQDPDVIMVGEMRDLETARICVQSALTGHLVLSTLHTNDAASSVTRLLEMGVEDYLLTSTLNGVVGQRLIRVLCPHCKEGYEPLPELVRELKLEPLVPGEPLRLFRPVGCGHCAHTGYHGRLAIQELLVMNDDIRKLVLSHADAGQIQRAAVAGGMRTMYGDGLLKARQGITNVEEVIRVTQEA; this is encoded by the coding sequence ATGGATGTCAGCGGAGCCTGGTCGGCACGGGATCAAGCCCTCGGCCAAAAACTGATCGAGCAGGGCCAACTCACCGACAAGGAGCTGAGCCGGCTGACACGCATGCAACAGGGCCAGCAGGAAGCCGTGCCCCTGCCCCGTTTGCTGCTCAACCTCGGCATGATGTCGGAGCGGGAGCTGGCCCGTACCCTGGCCGAACTGCATAAGCTGCCTCTGACCGAAACCGACCGCTACCCCCTGGCCCCGCCACTGGAGCACCCCCTGCCCTACCGTTTTCTCAAGGAGCACCACCTGGTACCCCTTTATCAGCAGGACAATACCCTGGCGCTGGCCATGGTGGATCCGGACGACGACTTTGCCCTGCAGGCCATGGCCATGCTCTGCGGCCAGCCGGTGCGGGCCCAGGTGGGTGTCGGATCGGAAATAGACGCCGCCATCGAGCGGCTCTACGGCGAAGGCCAGAGCAAGATGGGCGACATACTGTCGGCGGTGCAGCAAGAGGAGGAAACCGAGGAACGCATCGCCCAGCTGAAAGACATGGCCAGCGAGGCGCCGGTAATAAGGCTGGTGAACCTTCTCATTCAGAAAGCGGTGGAGCTGAGGGCGTCGGACATTCACGTGGAGCCCTTTGAAAACCGGCTTAACATTCGTTACCGCATCGACGGCGTACTGCAACAGGGCGAGGCGCCGCCGGTGAACATGACCCCGGCCATTATCTCGCGCATCAAGATCCTGGCCCGGCTCAATATTGCCGAACGCCGCCTGCCCCAGGACGGTCGCATCGAGCTGAAGGTGCAGGGCCAGGATCTCGACATTCGGGTGTCCACCGTGCCCACCATGCACGGCGAAAGCCTGGTGATGCGCCTGCTCAACCGGGAAAGCGTGGTGCTCGACTTCGACGCCCTGGGCTTTGCCGGCGACACCCGCCAGCGGTTGCAACAGGTACTGGCCATTCCCCACGGCGTGCTGCTGGTCACCGGCCCCACCGGCAGCGGCAAAACCACCACCCTCTATACCGCGCTGAACCGGCTCAATACCACCGAGCGCAAGCTGATCACGGTGGAAGACCCGGTGGAATACCAGATGGAGGGCATTAACCAGATCCACGTCAAGCCCGCCATCGGCCTGACCTTTGCCAGCGCCCTGCGCGCCATTGTGCGCCAGGATCCGGACGTGATCATGGTAGGGGAAATGCGCGATCTGGAAACCGCCCGCATCTGCGTGCAGTCGGCGCTCACCGGCCACCTGGTGCTGTCCACCCTGCACACCAACGACGCCGCCAGCAGTGTCACCCGGCTGCTGGAAATGGGGGTGGAAGACTACCTGCTCACTTCCACCCTCAATGGCGTGGTCGGCCAGCGCCTGATCCGCGTGCTCTGCCCCCACTGCAAGGAAGGCTATGAACCGCTGCCGGAGCTGGTGCGCGAGCTGAAGCTGGAACCACTGGTGCCCGGCGAGCCGCTGCGGCTGTTCCGCCCGGTGGGCTGCGGCCACTGCGCCCACACCGGCTATCACGGCCGGCTGGCCATTCAGGAGTTGCTGGTGATGAACGATGACATTCGCAAGCTGGTGCTGAGCCATGCCGACGCCGGCCAGATCCAGCGCGCCGCCGTGGCTGGCGGCATGCGCACCATGTATGGCGACGGCCTGCTCAAGGCCCGGCAGGGGATCACCAATGTGGAAGAGGTGATTCGGGTTACCCAGGAGGCCTGA
- a CDS encoding type II secretion system F family protein, translated as MALFHFRAVSHSGEEQEGRLEGADQQAIVLQLQQRGLIPLSVKPAGERNTGLLSIKLGPGRNGTSERQIQALTQDLAALLKAGVPLERALGIMIQVRNRNDDTRLLSRIREGIQRGQALSAVLAEQNAGFSPFYLNMIRAAEISGNLEQGLADLAQYLERSRLLRDKALSALIYPLILLLVSAASLLIILTYVIPQFQQLFADMGQAMPLPTRIVIDTADFIKRFGLWLLLGLLLGLLYARRRLREPGVRLAWHTLLLRLPLAGPLIQRLEVARCSRSLGTLMKGGVPLLAALDIARQTLGNQQLMKVLAEAGHDLKEGKRLAEPLQASGRFPPLAIQMIRVGEETGQLEDMLLRVADTYDREVENAIQRLLTILEPVLILGLGVLIAGIIISMLVAILGINELPI; from the coding sequence ATGGCACTGTTTCACTTTCGGGCGGTCAGCCACAGCGGCGAGGAGCAGGAAGGCCGGCTGGAAGGGGCCGATCAGCAGGCCATAGTACTGCAGCTGCAGCAGAGGGGCCTGATCCCCCTCAGCGTGAAGCCCGCCGGCGAACGCAACACCGGCCTGCTGAGCATAAAGCTCGGCCCGGGCCGCAACGGCACCAGCGAGCGGCAGATTCAGGCCCTGACCCAGGATCTGGCGGCCCTGCTCAAGGCCGGCGTGCCCCTGGAACGGGCCCTGGGCATCATGATCCAGGTGCGCAACCGCAACGACGACACCCGCCTGCTCAGCCGCATTCGCGAGGGCATACAGCGCGGCCAGGCGCTGTCGGCGGTGCTGGCGGAGCAAAACGCCGGCTTCTCGCCCTTTTACCTCAACATGATCCGGGCCGCCGAGATCTCGGGCAACCTGGAGCAGGGTCTGGCGGATCTGGCGCAATATCTGGAGCGCAGCCGGCTGTTGCGGGACAAAGCCCTGTCGGCCCTGATCTACCCGCTGATCCTGCTGCTGGTGTCGGCGGCCTCGCTGCTGATCATTCTCACCTACGTGATCCCCCAGTTTCAGCAACTGTTTGCCGACATGGGCCAGGCCATGCCCCTGCCAACCCGCATTGTGATCGACACCGCCGATTTCATCAAACGCTTTGGGCTCTGGCTGCTGCTGGGGCTGCTGCTGGGGCTGCTTTATGCCCGCCGCCGGCTGCGCGAGCCCGGAGTGCGACTGGCCTGGCACACTCTGCTGTTGCGCCTGCCCCTGGCCGGCCCGCTTATTCAGCGGCTGGAGGTGGCCCGCTGCAGCCGCAGCCTGGGCACCCTGATGAAAGGCGGCGTGCCCCTGCTGGCCGCCCTCGACATCGCCCGCCAGACCCTGGGCAACCAGCAGCTGATGAAGGTGCTGGCGGAGGCCGGCCACGATCTGAAAGAGGGCAAACGACTGGCGGAGCCGCTGCAGGCCTCGGGCCGGTTTCCGCCCCTGGCCATACAGATGATTCGGGTGGGCGAGGAAACCGGCCAGCTTGAAGACATGCTGCTGCGGGTGGCCGACACCTACGACCGGGAAGTGGAAAACGCCATTCAGCGCCTGCTGACCATACTGGAGCCGGTGCTGATCCTGGGACTGGGGGTGCTGATCGCCGGCATTATCATTTCCATGCTGGTGGCCATTCTCGGCATTAACGAACTGCCCATATAA
- the gspG gene encoding type II secretion system major pseudopilin GspG, with translation MRYQPKPFGLGFTLLELLVVLVILGLLASLAGPQVLRQLGGSKTKTAALQIKELSTALDLYRLEVGRHPTTAEGLEALISAPAGARGWNGPYLNKKSVPQDPWGNDYQYRSPGQHGEFDLFSLGSDNQQGGSGEAQDVVSWE, from the coding sequence GTGCGTTATCAACCTAAACCATTCGGACTCGGCTTTACCCTGCTGGAACTGCTGGTGGTGCTGGTGATCCTGGGGCTGCTGGCCAGCCTGGCGGGCCCTCAGGTGCTGCGCCAGCTGGGCGGTTCCAAAACCAAGACGGCGGCGCTGCAGATCAAGGAGCTGAGCACGGCGCTGGATCTTTATCGCCTGGAGGTGGGCCGTCATCCCACCACCGCCGAAGGACTGGAAGCCCTGATCAGCGCCCCCGCCGGTGCCAGGGGCTGGAACGGCCCCTATCTGAACAAGAAATCGGTGCCACAGGACCCCTGGGGCAACGACTACCAGTATCGCTCTCCCGGCCAGCACGGCGAGTTCGATCTGTTCAGCCTGGGGTCCGACAATCAGCAAGGAGGCTCGGGTGAAGCTCAGGATGTGGTCAGCTGGGAGTAA
- a CDS encoding GspH/FimT family protein produces MKLRMWSAGSNATGFGFTLLELLVVLTIAVLALAVALPRFAALLPGAELKSYSRQTAALLRLARSQAIATGEPVTLTLNSEQRQTQLSGQARGHAWPAAVTLSLSGTGPLPVPDVPAGLVFYPDGASSGGTVRVAGNGRHYRIRVDWLTGRVVFDD; encoded by the coding sequence GTGAAGCTCAGGATGTGGTCAGCTGGGAGTAACGCCACCGGCTTTGGCTTTACCCTGCTGGAACTGCTGGTGGTGCTGACCATCGCCGTGCTGGCGCTGGCGGTGGCCCTGCCCCGCTTTGCCGCCCTGCTGCCCGGCGCCGAGCTGAAAAGCTATAGCCGGCAAACCGCCGCGCTGCTGCGGCTGGCCCGCAGCCAGGCCATAGCCACCGGTGAGCCGGTCACCCTGACGCTGAACAGCGAGCAACGGCAAACCCAGTTGTCGGGGCAGGCCCGGGGACATGCCTGGCCGGCGGCCGTGACCTTGAGCCTGTCCGGCACAGGCCCGCTGCCGGTTCCCGATGTTCCCGCCGGGCTGGTGTTTTACCCCGATGGCGCCAGCAGCGGCGGCACAGTACGGGTAGCGGGCAACGGCCGGCACTACCGCATTCGGGTCGACTGGCTCACCGGCCGGGTGGTTTTCGATGACTAG
- a CDS encoding type IV pilus modification PilV family protein translates to MTSPRARQHQAGFTLLEVLVAFAVLTVTLGILLNLFSLAIQTSRTAQDQQKAVLLAESKLAELDAGATLRPGVERGEFDDRFAWETRIEEYDSRALMDNQTLLLPYRLSVVVSWSDHRRYELATLRLVRTEAR, encoded by the coding sequence ATGACTAGCCCCCGCGCGCGCCAACACCAGGCCGGCTTCACCCTGCTGGAGGTGCTGGTGGCCTTTGCCGTGCTCACCGTTACCCTGGGGATACTGCTCAATCTTTTTTCCCTGGCGATTCAGACCAGCCGGACCGCCCAGGATCAGCAAAAGGCGGTGCTGCTGGCGGAGTCGAAACTGGCGGAGCTGGACGCCGGCGCGACCCTGCGCCCCGGGGTGGAGCGGGGCGAGTTCGACGACCGCTTTGCCTGGGAAACCCGCATTGAGGAATACGACAGCAGAGCCCTGATGGACAACCAGACCCTGCTGCTGCCCTACCGGCTGTCGGTGGTGGTGAGCTGGAGCGACCACCGCCGCTATGAACTCGCTACCCTGCGGCTGGTGCGTACGGAGGCCCGATGA
- a CDS encoding prepilin-type N-terminal cleavage/methylation domain-containing protein: MTRSRGFTLLELMVALSLLTLLAGLMFGGFRIASRAWQTVDEHNTELSETVQAQRFLRRLLARSEARLVPETRNTSLLSFQGDERSLIFLSALPQRHSRVSQTAWFYLALDDADPEAPWLVLKTQPLAGLDEPTPEQPDLIFDWYQLVDDFQRPDGTPPLLILPADAFSLEYLPREEDGLQPGWQGDWQQQETLPALVKLQLNDHWPALVVSPGEQPHVIKQLE, from the coding sequence ATGACACGCTCGCGCGGCTTTACCCTGCTGGAGCTGATGGTGGCCCTGAGCCTGCTCACCCTGCTGGCGGGACTGATGTTCGGCGGCTTTCGCATTGCCAGCCGCGCCTGGCAGACCGTGGACGAGCACAACACCGAGCTGAGCGAAACGGTACAGGCCCAGCGCTTTCTGCGCCGGCTGCTGGCGCGCAGTGAAGCACGCCTGGTGCCGGAAACCCGCAACACCTCGCTGCTGTCGTTCCAGGGCGATGAGCGCTCGCTGATTTTTCTCTCGGCCCTGCCCCAGCGCCACAGCCGGGTCAGCCAGACCGCCTGGTTCTACCTGGCGCTGGACGATGCCGATCCCGAGGCACCCTGGCTGGTGCTGAAAACTCAGCCCCTGGCCGGACTGGACGAACCCACCCCGGAGCAGCCGGACCTGATCTTTGACTGGTACCAATTGGTGGATGACTTTCAGCGCCCCGACGGTACACCACCGCTGCTCATCCTGCCCGCCGACGCGTTCAGCCTGGAGTATCTGCCCCGGGAGGAAGACGGACTGCAACCCGGCTGGCAGGGCGACTGGCAGCAGCAGGAGACGCTGCCGGCACTGGTGAAGCTGCAACTGAACGACCACTGGCCGGCGCTGGTGGTGTCGCCCGGAGAGCAACCCCATGTTATCAAGCAACTCGAATAG
- a CDS encoding general secretion pathway protein GspK, giving the protein MLSSNSNRQGGIALISVLWLLLLLTVLASGLSVNSRNQARQSGNIAIATRLQQGAEAGLQLALLALAQSAEQQPWLADGSLHGVPFNDMEVYLALFNESGRIDLNTAGPELLNGLLATVEPDDALRARLTDAIMDWRDGDDLRRLNGAELDDYLAAGLDYGPANAPFTSVEELQKVLEMTPELYRQIRHSLTLRNPRPGINPQFAPRQVLLALPGVSEATVDQFIEDRRARFEAGQPPPATELFPSGLLSGGAPGVNYTIYTEARMNTVYRYRLTASLLNRRGRPLVLKAEQEFVPLFTDIPPDGDALWMGSKLPAGLAGMAATWRSN; this is encoded by the coding sequence ATGTTATCAAGCAACTCGAATAGGCAGGGGGGCATCGCCCTGATCAGCGTGCTGTGGCTGCTGCTGCTGCTGACGGTGCTGGCCTCCGGGCTGTCGGTGAACAGTCGCAACCAGGCCCGCCAGAGCGGCAACATTGCCATTGCCACCCGGCTGCAACAAGGCGCCGAGGCCGGCCTGCAGCTGGCGCTGCTGGCCCTGGCCCAGAGTGCCGAACAGCAACCCTGGCTGGCGGATGGCAGCCTCCACGGCGTGCCGTTCAACGACATGGAAGTATACCTGGCGCTGTTCAACGAAAGTGGCCGCATCGATCTCAACACCGCCGGCCCCGAACTGCTGAACGGCCTGCTGGCCACGGTGGAGCCCGACGACGCCCTGCGCGCCCGGCTGACCGACGCCATTATGGACTGGCGCGACGGCGACGATCTGCGCCGGCTCAACGGTGCCGAGCTCGACGATTACCTGGCCGCGGGCCTGGACTATGGCCCCGCCAATGCCCCCTTCACCTCGGTGGAAGAGCTGCAAAAGGTGCTGGAAATGACCCCGGAGCTGTACCGGCAAATTCGCCACAGCCTGACCCTGCGCAATCCGCGCCCGGGCATCAACCCCCAGTTCGCCCCCCGCCAGGTGCTGCTGGCCCTGCCCGGGGTAAGCGAGGCCACGGTGGATCAGTTTATTGAAGACAGACGCGCCCGCTTTGAGGCGGGCCAGCCGCCCCCGGCCACCGAGCTGTTTCCTTCCGGGCTGCTCTCTGGCGGTGCCCCCGGGGTTAACTACACTATTTATACCGAAGCCCGAATGAATACGGTATATCGCTACCGGCTGACCGCCAGCCTGCTTAACCGCCGTGGCCGGCCCCTGGTACTGAAAGCGGAGCAGGAATTCGTTCCGCTGTTTACCGACATTCCCCCTGACGGAGACGCCCTATGGATGGGGAGCAAACTGCCCGCCGGCTTGGCCGGTATGGCCGCCACCTGGCGCAGCAACTGA